TTCCTTGAGAGGTTCGGTATTTCCATTTTAAGTGATGATATACCAGATTTTGTAAAGCATGATCCTGCTTATTTCGGTGCATTCATTAGGGGACTCTATCTAGCTGGTGGCTCCATCGTCGATCCTTCTAGGGGTTATCATCTGGAAATCTCCCTTGATACAACGAAAAATTTTGTTCTCAATCTATTAAAACACCTATCGCGTGTATTTAATATAAAAGCCGGATATGTTGAAGTTGGGAAGAAATACAAAGTATATATAAAATCATCCAGAGATATAGTTGAACTGCTATCACTTATGGAAGCATCAAGAGCTGTTTCTGTGCTGTTGAAAGCTGTCGAAGTCAGGCAGATAAGAGGAAATGTAAGCAGAACTCTCAATTTTATCACAGCCAATGCAAATAAATCGGGGCAGGCAATGGCGAAGCATGTGAAGGCCATCAGAACAATAGAGAAAAAGCTCGGTCTTGAAAAGTTACCGGCAGAACTGGCAAGAGTTGCGAAGTTAAGACTTGAGTACGAGGATCTGAATTTGCGAGAACTTGGAGAACTTATGGATCCGCCTATGAGTAAGTCAGCTGTGTTCAACAGGTTGAAAAAATTGCAAAAGATTGCTGAGAGGCTGGAGGGGGAAAAATGAAATGTCCCTTTTGTGGAAGTATTTCGACGCGAGTGATTGACACGAGAACTACGGACAGTGGTAGCGTTGTGCGAAGACGAAGAGAATGTGAAGATTGTGGTGGGAGGTTTACCACATACGAGAGATTCGAACAAAGACCAATCTTCGTGGTGAAAAAAGACGGCCGCCGACAAAGATTTGACCGTCAGAAGATTTTATCCGGTATTATGAAAGCCTGTGAAAAGCGCCCGGTTACCCTTGAAGAAATGGAAGAAATGCTCACTGAGATCGAGCAGAAGGTTCAGAAACTTGGAAAGTCAGAGGTTTC
This genomic interval from Kosmotoga pacifica contains the following:
- the whiA gene encoding DNA-binding protein WhiA, yielding MSFADKIKDEICHLNIENDLESRAEFLGYVKSRGSLRISAGEKYLSISIGSIASLKRLYMLSKKLELVPIETNIVEETKLKHRRGGEILYSFDKIYDFLERFGISILSDDIPDFVKHDPAYFGAFIRGLYLAGGSIVDPSRGYHLEISLDTTKNFVLNLLKHLSRVFNIKAGYVEVGKKYKVYIKSSRDIVELLSLMEASRAVSVLLKAVEVRQIRGNVSRTLNFITANANKSGQAMAKHVKAIRTIEKKLGLEKLPAELARVAKLRLEYEDLNLRELGELMDPPMSKSAVFNRLKKLQKIAERLEGEK
- the nrdR gene encoding transcriptional regulator NrdR, which codes for MKCPFCGSISTRVIDTRTTDSGSVVRRRRECEDCGGRFTTYERFEQRPIFVVKKDGRRQRFDRQKILSGIMKACEKRPVTLEEMEEMLTEIEQKVQKLGKSEVSTLQIGELVMEKLKEKDRIAYVRFASVYKEFRDLDHFMDIISELKDELKIKNR